Proteins found in one Halobaculum sp. MBLA0147 genomic segment:
- a CDS encoding sensor histidine kinase, translating into MRLRTKLAIVLLVVTVVLSGATYGGLEYFKGQQREDVRDDLTRATNLAAGGIEENVREKKNLVGYVTSRADREDLENPEPFANQFLRRSAQSNVFAVQVVDVDGTITAFESDGAIAESVLRENEGTSAADTDYYRCVVETGATCVTDVEEREGAAENQRYFVEVASPIILDGRMEGMFVAAVTLNRQSFFNPLTPLAGSEREVRVVADGTQVYGAGTATGSQITERATVESTGWQVYVARDASDLNSQLQFLGIAQGVGLFVVLSSIVGFGYWQYNTSMRQAERLVDAFERLQSGAYDHQIDLTAGEEWEEISEGYNRMSEGIRDREAKLRDRQQRLEVLYRVIRHNLRNEMSVILNYADIAGSMTENEQVEMAADTIADTGRKLTSLSEKARQIQNALDSADETEPIDVAEVARRTADEQSAEFPDVTVRTDVPETATAEASPALELAVENVVENAAKHDDSEDPIVDVSVGVGEDTVYLSVADGGPGIPEQERNVLTKGRETSLEHGSGLGLWLVYWVVDRSGGDLRFDDNEPRGSVVTVTLDPPSEPVTGAVTDGEATAAEATGADGETPTPADD; encoded by the coding sequence ATGCGTCTTCGGACGAAACTCGCGATCGTCCTGCTGGTGGTCACGGTCGTCCTCAGCGGGGCGACGTACGGGGGGTTGGAGTACTTCAAGGGGCAACAGCGCGAGGACGTTCGCGACGACCTCACTCGGGCGACCAACCTCGCTGCCGGCGGCATCGAGGAGAACGTCCGCGAGAAGAAGAACCTCGTCGGCTACGTGACGAGTCGGGCGGACCGGGAGGACCTGGAGAACCCGGAACCGTTCGCCAACCAGTTCCTCCGTCGCAGTGCGCAGTCGAACGTGTTCGCCGTGCAGGTGGTGGACGTGGACGGGACGATCACGGCCTTCGAGAGCGACGGCGCCATCGCCGAGTCCGTGTTGCGCGAGAACGAGGGGACCAGCGCCGCCGACACGGACTACTACCGCTGTGTCGTCGAGACCGGCGCCACCTGCGTGACGGACGTCGAGGAACGCGAGGGCGCGGCCGAGAACCAGCGGTACTTCGTCGAGGTGGCATCGCCGATCATCCTCGACGGCCGGATGGAGGGGATGTTCGTCGCCGCGGTGACGCTCAACCGCCAGTCCTTCTTCAACCCGCTGACGCCGCTGGCCGGCTCGGAACGGGAAGTGCGAGTCGTCGCCGACGGGACACAGGTGTACGGTGCCGGCACCGCCACCGGGTCACAGATCACGGAACGGGCGACCGTCGAGTCGACCGGGTGGCAGGTGTACGTCGCGCGCGACGCCTCCGACCTGAACAGTCAACTCCAGTTCCTCGGGATCGCACAGGGGGTCGGGCTGTTCGTCGTCCTCTCGTCGATCGTCGGCTTCGGCTACTGGCAGTACAACACCTCGATGCGTCAGGCCGAACGACTCGTCGACGCGTTCGAGCGGCTCCAGTCGGGCGCGTACGACCACCAGATCGACCTCACCGCCGGGGAGGAGTGGGAGGAGATCTCGGAGGGGTACAACCGCATGTCCGAGGGGATCCGCGACCGCGAGGCGAAGCTCCGCGACAGACAACAGCGCCTGGAGGTGTTGTACCGCGTGATCCGACACAACCTCCGCAACGAGATGTCCGTGATCCTCAACTACGCCGACATCGCCGGGAGCATGACGGAGAACGAGCAAGTGGAGATGGCCGCCGACACCATCGCGGACACCGGCCGGAAACTCACTTCCCTCTCCGAGAAGGCCAGACAGATCCAGAACGCACTCGACTCCGCCGACGAGACGGAGCCGATCGACGTGGCGGAGGTCGCCCGTCGGACCGCCGACGAACAGTCCGCGGAGTTCCCGGACGTGACCGTCCGGACCGACGTGCCGGAGACGGCGACCGCGGAGGCCAGCCCCGCACTGGAGTTGGCCGTCGAGAACGTCGTCGAGAACGCGGCCAAACACGACGACTCCGAGGACCCGATCGTCGACGTGTCGGTCGGCGTCGGCGAGGACACGGTGTACCTCTCCGTCGCCGACGGGGGTCCGGGAATCCCGGAACAGGAACGGAACGTGCTGACGAAGGGCCGCGAGACCTCGCTGGAACACGGGAGCGGACTCGGGCTGTGGCTCGTCTACTGGGTCGTCGACCGGTCCGGTGGCGACCTGCGATTCGACGACAACGAACCCCGTGGGTCGGTCGTGACGGTGACGCTCGACCCCCCGAGCGAGCCGGTGACGGGTGCCGTGACGGACGGCGAGGCGACGGCGGCCGAGGCGACGGGCGCCGACGGAGAGACGCCGACACCCGCCGACGACTGA
- a CDS encoding alpha/beta hydrolase — MNGPDETVDDTVDTSGVAGPHGGQPVVRRGPPLAEARAVVVCLHGRGATAQGILGVTAEFETPGVTALAPAAAGRTWYPRPFTAPTAENQPHLDSALSLVGTVVSTAVDAVGAERVVLLGFSQGACLATEWAARNPTRYGGVVGFSGGLIGPPGTEFAYEGSFARTGEGSTDGSPDTTPVFLGCSDEDPHIPASRVHETRDALAAMDADVDERLYPGMGHGVNEEELAAAAEIVARAAGE; from the coding sequence GTGAACGGACCCGACGAGACGGTCGACGACACGGTGGACACGAGCGGTGTCGCGGGGCCACACGGCGGACAGCCGGTCGTGCGACGCGGGCCGCCGCTCGCGGAGGCACGGGCGGTCGTGGTCTGTCTCCACGGCCGTGGAGCGACGGCGCAGGGAATCCTCGGCGTGACCGCCGAGTTCGAGACGCCCGGCGTGACGGCGCTCGCACCGGCGGCGGCCGGACGGACGTGGTACCCGCGGCCGTTCACCGCGCCGACGGCGGAGAACCAGCCCCACCTCGACTCGGCGCTGTCGCTGGTCGGGACCGTCGTCTCGACGGCCGTCGACGCCGTCGGGGCCGAGCGGGTCGTGTTGCTCGGCTTCTCGCAGGGCGCCTGTCTGGCGACGGAGTGGGCCGCACGGAACCCGACGCGGTACGGCGGCGTCGTCGGCTTCTCCGGTGGCTTGATCGGCCCGCCGGGGACGGAGTTCGCATACGAGGGGTCGTTCGCGCGCACGGGCGAGGGATCCACAGACGGGTCACCCGACACCACACCGGTGTTCCTCGGCTGTTCGGACGAGGACCCGCACATCCCCGCTTCGCGGGTCCACGAGACCCGAGACGCACTCGCCGCGATGGACGCCGACGTGGACGAACGCCTCTACCCGGGGATGGGCCACGGCGTGAACGAGGAGGAGCTGGCCGCCGCCGCCGAGATCGTCGCGCGGGCGGCCGGAGAGTGA
- the radB gene encoding DNA repair and recombination protein RadB: MSEPLTTGCDALDAVLGGGVGRGVVTQLYGPPASGKTNVALTTAVEVAADGGRVLYVDTEDLSVERFRDIAAARTDEAVESVTERLIVSEAVGFEQQEEAVRDAEEFAERVELIVLDSATGFYRLERTGEGREGETLRKVARQVTHLLSLAKRHDLAVLVTNQVYSDPDADRTRPLGGNTLEHWTGVVVGLERFRGGKRRATVEKHRSEPAGERAQFQITDSGVEDVREV; encoded by the coding sequence GTGTCCGAACCCCTCACGACGGGATGTGACGCGCTGGACGCCGTCCTCGGTGGCGGCGTGGGGCGCGGCGTGGTGACGCAGTTGTACGGCCCGCCGGCCTCGGGGAAGACGAACGTCGCGTTGACGACGGCCGTCGAGGTCGCCGCCGACGGCGGGCGCGTACTGTACGTCGACACCGAGGACCTCTCGGTCGAGCGGTTCCGCGACATCGCGGCGGCACGCACCGACGAGGCCGTCGAGTCGGTGACGGAACGGCTGATCGTCTCGGAGGCCGTCGGCTTCGAGCAACAAGAGGAGGCCGTCCGCGACGCCGAGGAGTTCGCCGAGCGCGTCGAGTTGATCGTCCTCGACTCCGCGACGGGGTTCTACCGCCTGGAACGCACCGGCGAGGGTCGGGAAGGCGAGACCCTGCGGAAGGTCGCCCGCCAGGTGACACACCTACTCTCGCTGGCGAAACGTCACGACCTCGCGGTGCTCGTCACCAACCAGGTGTACTCCGACCCGGACGCCGACCGGACGCGCCCGCTCGGCGGGAACACCCTCGAACACTGGACCGGCGTCGTCGTCGGGCTCGAACGGTTCCGCGGCGGCAAGCGCCGCGCGACCGTCGAGAAACACCGCTCGGAACCGGCCGGCGAGCGCGCGCAGTTCCAGATCACCGACAGCGGGGTCGAAGACGTGCGCGAGGTCTGA
- a CDS encoding DUF4349 domain-containing protein — MTRTLSTVVVALLLVVAGCAGAGGGDAGGPQSYEASKERSSGAAGDGASAGASGDDGTNAEATGGEVGAEDGGATAPAIQNRELIRTAELTVRVESFDRARSRLAAYARSTGGFVGDSRREVRGSGNETWVVGTVVLRIPASNYSGALAVVDETGEVRASSQQTRDVTDQVVDLEARLENLRAERDRLRELYRQANDTESVLAVQRELSRVQQDIERTEAQLRQLERRVAFTTITVNLEEPRPDDPSPDRQAWYETGVVAAFLQSVDGVVVTLRAGVVLAAYALPYLLVAAVPLGGGLVAARRYRRRRTERAVETAEPVDEPGHGDGGSDDDGIDGDTPPDSDEQPSDDGGETGEDDATNDDTS, encoded by the coding sequence GTGACCCGAACACTGTCCACCGTGGTCGTGGCCCTCCTGTTGGTCGTCGCCGGCTGTGCGGGTGCCGGCGGCGGCGACGCCGGTGGTCCCCAGTCGTACGAGGCGTCGAAGGAACGGAGCAGCGGTGCTGCAGGCGACGGAGCGAGCGCGGGTGCGTCCGGCGACGACGGTACGAACGCAGAGGCGACCGGCGGCGAGGTGGGCGCCGAAGACGGCGGTGCGACCGCCCCGGCGATACAGAACCGCGAGTTGATCCGTACCGCCGAACTCACCGTCCGCGTCGAGAGCTTCGACCGCGCCCGGTCGCGGCTGGCGGCGTACGCCCGCTCGACCGGCGGGTTCGTCGGTGACTCGCGGCGCGAGGTCCGCGGGAGCGGCAACGAGACGTGGGTCGTCGGCACCGTCGTCTTGCGTATCCCGGCGTCGAACTACTCCGGTGCGTTGGCGGTCGTCGACGAGACTGGCGAGGTGCGCGCGTCGAGCCAACAGACACGCGACGTGACCGACCAGGTCGTCGACTTGGAGGCGCGACTGGAGAACCTCCGTGCCGAACGTGACCGGCTGCGAGAACTGTACCGGCAGGCGAACGACACAGAGTCGGTGCTGGCGGTCCAGCGAGAACTCTCTCGCGTCCAGCAGGACATCGAGCGCACGGAGGCACAACTCCGCCAACTCGAACGGAGAGTCGCGTTCACGACCATCACCGTGAACCTGGAGGAGCCGCGGCCCGACGATCCGAGTCCGGACCGGCAGGCGTGGTACGAGACGGGCGTCGTCGCGGCGTTCCTCCAGTCCGTCGACGGCGTGGTCGTCACGCTCCGCGCCGGGGTGGTGCTGGCCGCCTACGCCCTCCCGTACCTCCTCGTCGCCGCGGTCCCGCTCGGTGGCGGACTCGTCGCCGCCCGTCGTTACCGGCGGCGGCGCACCGAGAGAGCAGTCGAGACGGCCGAACCCGTCGACGAACCGGGTCACGGTGACGGTGGCAGTGACGACGATGGCATCGACGGTGACACCCCGCCCGATAGCGACGAGCAGCCGTCCGACGACGGTGGCGAGACTGGGGAGGACGACGCCACGAACGACGACACGTCCTGA